GCATCATTTAATTGAAAGCCGCAGCAGTCAAGGAAAATTAATCTTGCAACCTTAGAGAATCGATAGGTTGCTAATATCTAGCCAGCCTGAATAAATTTAGGGGTAGTCCTGCATAGTAATGCTAATGAACTATAATTTTAATTATTCAACCTACCGTAATTTTTAGCTTATGCAATGCCCCAAGTGCGACTCTCAATACGTTGTAAAAAATGGTCATACTCACACTGGTAAACAAAATTTTAAATGTCGAGATTGTGGCAGACAATTTG
Above is a window of Funiculus sociatus GB2-C1 DNA encoding:
- a CDS encoding IS1 family transposase, whose amino-acid sequence is MQCPKCDSQYVVKNGHTHTGKQNFKCRDCGRQF